A portion of the Pseudoalteromonas luteoviolacea genome contains these proteins:
- a CDS encoding serine hydrolase domain-containing protein, with product MIRLISQTISLILIISITTVLASCKSHDASNFESNTKAELKEFIDGNVGQVISVSIVDSENTYQYHLGTLRNGDSPNNHTIYEIGSLTKTYTGLVVAKAILDGKVELDKDVRRYLDNYEYQNLELSSQYITLRHLLSHTSGLPRDFAYSREDIEQGTYFEKISQYTRDDYFDDLKKVTLNSTPGETYLYSSVGTNLAGYILESVYQKPFELLVSDMIMSKSGEFGTKFRRTNFELSEVTIGSDGNGNQMPLASAYWFAGGGLTSNVESVTRYMRHQLSLEPEVAISHQLLDESWTGHGKAFYWNTYKYDSNDRMLYQSGGSMGTSSWLVIYPKKSIGIFIVTNIAAGNTQSKLETLSDKVFDHLRAYNKALKSEP from the coding sequence ATGATTCGATTAATTAGTCAAACTATATCATTGATATTGATTATTTCAATTACAACAGTGTTGGCTTCTTGTAAAAGCCACGATGCAAGTAATTTTGAATCGAACACGAAAGCTGAGCTTAAAGAGTTTATTGATGGAAATGTTGGGCAAGTAATCTCAGTGTCTATTGTAGACTCAGAAAATACTTACCAATACCATTTAGGGACGTTAAGGAATGGCGATTCGCCTAACAATCATACAATATACGAGATTGGCTCTTTAACCAAAACTTATACAGGGCTAGTTGTCGCTAAAGCTATTCTCGACGGGAAAGTTGAACTTGATAAAGATGTCCGTCGTTACCTAGATAATTACGAATATCAAAACTTGGAGCTGTCTAGCCAGTATATAACTTTACGACATCTTTTGTCTCATACAAGCGGGCTGCCAAGAGATTTTGCTTATAGTCGCGAAGATATTGAGCAAGGCACATACTTTGAAAAAATTTCCCAATATACTAGAGATGACTACTTTGATGATCTTAAAAAAGTGACCCTTAATTCTACACCTGGTGAGACGTATTTATATTCAAGTGTTGGTACTAATTTAGCAGGATATATTCTGGAATCAGTGTACCAAAAGCCTTTTGAATTACTGGTTTCTGACATGATCATGAGTAAGTCTGGGGAGTTTGGTACTAAATTTAGACGCACAAACTTCGAGTTAAGTGAAGTTACAATAGGGTCAGATGGAAATGGTAATCAAATGCCCTTGGCTAGTGCGTATTGGTTTGCTGGTGGAGGGTTAACTTCAAACGTTGAGTCTGTTACGCGTTATATGCGACATCAATTATCCTTAGAGCCTGAGGTGGCTATTTCTCATCAACTTCTGGATGAGAGCTGGACTGGTCACGGCAAGGCATTTTATTGGAACACATACAAATATGATTCAAATGATCGAATGCTATATCAAAGTGGTGGTTCAATGGGGACATCTAGCTGGTTGGTAATTTATCCGAAGAAAAGTATTGGTATTTTTATTGTAACAAATATAGCCGCTGGAAATACCCAATCAAAGTTAGAAACTCTTTCAGATAAAGTTTTTGACCATTTAAGGGCATATAACAAAGCTTTAAAATCTGAGCCGTAA
- a CDS encoding IS5 family transposase — translation MTKKIKNWSAYNRALIQRGNIAIWLSDDAIQQWQTTEKHGGRGRSNKYTDFAIETCLTLRSVFNLPLRALEGFVNSLLNLMDVPIYSPGYSCLCKRGKTLDVQYRTKPTTQGFIDIVVDSTGLKVYGNGEWHTRKHRANKRRTWRKLHLAIDAASHDIVSAELSMVNVSDGEVLGDLLQPLRRNVDRVTGDGAYDTRDCYDEIAAKGAVARIPPRENAQYWEKGHPRNSAIILIYQFGLKHWKEKSGYHERSLAETGVYRFKQLTGDQLTSRTFNSQHTEVMIKAKVINTMNRLGMPEYQ, via the coding sequence ATGACAAAGAAAATTAAGAACTGGTCTGCCTATAACCGAGCGTTGATACAGCGTGGTAATATTGCTATTTGGCTCAGCGACGACGCTATTCAGCAATGGCAAACCACAGAAAAACACGGTGGGCGTGGTCGTTCAAATAAATATACTGACTTTGCAATTGAAACTTGCCTGACACTCCGGTCTGTCTTTAATTTGCCACTTCGAGCACTTGAAGGGTTCGTTAATTCACTCCTCAATTTAATGGATGTACCTATTTATTCCCCTGGTTACAGCTGTTTGTGCAAGCGAGGAAAGACACTAGATGTTCAATATCGAACCAAGCCAACCACGCAGGGATTTATTGATATTGTTGTCGATAGCACCGGCCTAAAAGTTTATGGTAACGGCGAATGGCATACCCGAAAACACCGAGCCAACAAGCGTCGAACTTGGCGTAAGTTGCATTTAGCGATAGATGCAGCCAGTCATGACATTGTCAGTGCAGAGCTATCAATGGTGAATGTATCGGATGGTGAAGTGTTAGGTGATTTACTACAGCCACTACGGCGAAATGTTGACAGAGTCACCGGTGATGGTGCTTATGATACGCGTGATTGCTACGATGAAATTGCAGCCAAAGGTGCCGTAGCTCGGATCCCCCCAAGGGAAAATGCCCAATATTGGGAGAAAGGTCATCCGAGAAACAGCGCCATAATATTAATATATCAATTTGGTTTAAAACACTGGAAGGAAAAGTCGGGTTATCATGAGCGTTCGCTGGCTGAAACGGGCGTTTATCGTTTTAAACAGCTTACGGGTGACCAATTAACAAGCCGTACCTTCAACAGCCAACACACAGAAGTAATGATTAAAGCCAAGGTGATCAACACGATGAACAGGCTAGGTATGCCTGAATATCAGTAA
- a CDS encoding toll/interleukin-1 receptor domain-containing protein: MEYFLLIPVTGLILLASYLVYQSKEQKKSKKLLVEHGYRHVFSGDGNNFIAFDIENGMIRFGQLSKYKYEERPITYLTNYEWKWTEHNAVKVTNKFFLYISDVDHSMHEIFYGGNERLAEVEWAKFQAVVSECTAGQYREIKNMERHDSYDFFVSHASEDKDEFVRPLVKAMSNLGLNIWYDEFSLEIGDSLRRTIDHGLGSSRYGIVILSKAFFDKQWPQYELDALVNKSMSGQKVILPVWHGVEHQEVSNYSHSLAGKVAFSSSHLSVEDMAKEFLKLIQKNS; this comes from the coding sequence ATGGAGTACTTTCTCCTAATTCCGGTAACAGGACTGATTTTATTGGCCTCTTATCTAGTTTATCAGTCAAAAGAGCAAAAAAAGTCAAAAAAGCTATTAGTAGAGCATGGGTATAGACATGTTTTCTCTGGGGACGGTAACAATTTTATCGCCTTTGATATAGAGAATGGAATGATACGATTTGGTCAATTGTCAAAATATAAATATGAAGAGAGACCAATAACCTATCTAACAAACTACGAATGGAAATGGACTGAACACAATGCGGTAAAAGTAACTAATAAATTTTTTCTGTATATATCAGATGTAGATCATTCTATGCATGAAATATTTTATGGAGGTAACGAGAGGTTGGCTGAAGTTGAATGGGCTAAGTTTCAGGCAGTGGTTAGTGAATGCACAGCAGGTCAGTACAGAGAAATTAAAAATATGGAACGTCACGATAGCTACGATTTTTTTGTGTCTCACGCCAGTGAAGATAAGGATGAGTTTGTCCGACCGTTGGTGAAAGCAATGTCAAATTTAGGTTTGAATATTTGGTATGATGAGTTTTCCCTTGAAATAGGCGATAGCTTGAGACGAACTATTGACCATGGGCTGGGAAGCTCTAGATACGGCATAGTTATACTTTCAAAAGCTTTTTTTGATAAGCAGTGGCCACAATATGAACTTGATGCATTAGTAAATAAATCGATGTCTGGCCAAAAAGTTATTTTACCTGTATGGCATGGAGTTGAGCATCAAGAAGTATCTAACTATAGCCATAGCCTTGCAGGTAAGGTAGCATTTTCATCAAGTCATTTAAGTGTAGAAGATATGGCTAAAGAGTTTTTAAAACTAATTCAAAAAAATAGCTAA
- a CDS encoding PspC domain-containing protein has protein sequence MKNFEKIKVLTRGESALIAGVCSGLSEYYSLRKNGLRFAFILLSIIFFFLPATVYIVLWLILPKYPSTQAMARHLRRKTLLKKSHAN, from the coding sequence TTGAAAAATTTTGAAAAAATTAAAGTCTTAACCCGTGGAGAATCTGCGCTAATTGCTGGTGTTTGCTCAGGTTTATCTGAATATTACAGCCTGAGGAAAAACGGTTTGCGTTTCGCTTTTATCCTCTTAAGTATAATATTTTTCTTTCTACCAGCTACTGTATACATCGTTTTATGGCTAATTTTACCCAAATACCCCTCTACACAAGCTATGGCTAGGCATTTAAGACGAAAAACATTGTTAAAAAAGAGCCATGCCAACTAA
- a CDS encoding GFA family protein produces MKNEYHGSCLCGKVTFLVSGFSTQVANCHCTMCRKFHGAAFGTLVSVKDLKWLSGKEVLKEFLAPNGTIRTFCNVCGSSLGFLSKGALPEDIEIAISTFDTDIPVKVDAQIFTKDKANWCSLQDDVQIFKNAREQ; encoded by the coding sequence ATGAAAAATGAATATCATGGCTCTTGCTTATGTGGGAAAGTCACGTTTTTGGTTTCTGGTTTCAGTACACAAGTAGCCAATTGTCACTGTACTATGTGTCGCAAATTTCATGGCGCAGCTTTTGGAACGTTAGTGTCAGTGAAAGATTTAAAATGGTTGTCTGGCAAGGAAGTCTTAAAAGAGTTCCTCGCACCAAATGGCACTATCCGCACGTTTTGTAATGTATGTGGTTCAAGCCTTGGCTTTCTTAGTAAGGGGGCTCTGCCAGAAGACATCGAAATAGCGATATCTACATTCGACACAGATATCCCTGTCAAAGTAGATGCACAGATTTTCACTAAAGACAAAGCCAATTGGTGTTCATTGCAAGACGATGTGCAAATATTCAAAAATGCACGAGAGCAGTAG
- a CDS encoding DUF6559 family protein, with the protein MVGKKSAIRKYQSKLRPELSQRYGGSHLYTQAQVDIIIKELGLSERYIQYAYLMYCDINLINNARFQNESVESMNQTIAAAIGGGLIATSIDSIFFGGDSGDGGFGGGGE; encoded by the coding sequence GTGGTAGGTAAAAAGTCAGCTATTCGTAAATATCAAAGTAAATTGCGTCCAGAGCTATCGCAAAGGTATGGTGGCTCTCATCTTTATACACAAGCTCAAGTTGATATCATAATAAAGGAGTTGGGGCTAAGTGAAAGGTATATTCAATATGCATACTTAATGTATTGCGATATTAACCTAATAAACAACGCTAGGTTTCAAAATGAAAGTGTAGAGTCAATGAACCAAACCATAGCTGCTGCAATCGGCGGTGGCCTCATTGCTACATCTATCGATTCAATATTTTTCGGAGGTGACTCAGGTGATGGTGGTTTTGGCGGCGGTGGGGAGTAA
- a CDS encoding phage integrase N-terminal SAM-like domain-containing protein, with translation MSPKTLGSRLWGSFFSHLANQQNVAANTQVQALNALTDMYKESIKQPLSLSFQFYKSHRQQKLPVMLTEREVAAQLAHCPHQHLLAVSLLYDSGLRLIEVLGLRLQEGNIESVFNGYTYKIERVTTIYLCLSHLVFHLVLFGFVTQNFAPLYS, from the coding sequence TTGTCCCCAAAAACACTTGGGAGTAGACTGTGGGGCAGTTTTTTTAGTCACCTAGCCAACCAACAAAACGTGGCTGCAAATACACAAGTTCAGGCGCTCAATGCACTTACGGATATGTATAAAGAGAGTATCAAACAACCACTGAGTCTATCGTTTCAGTTCTATAAAAGTCACCGCCAACAAAAACTACCTGTTATGCTGACTGAACGGGAAGTCGCAGCACAGCTAGCACACTGCCCTCATCAACATTTACTGGCAGTATCTTTGCTCTATGACAGTGGTTTGAGGCTGATAGAAGTATTGGGGTTACGATTACAAGAAGGTAATATCGAGAGTGTTTTCAACGGGTACACATACAAGATAGAGAGGGTTACAACAATATATTTGTGTCTGTCCCATTTGGTTTTTCATTTGGTTCTGTTTGGTTTTGTGACACAGAATTTTGCCCCCCTCTATTCCTAG
- a CDS encoding DUF2182 domain-containing protein codes for MISQHDHKVNSLSQIVELSAKKVELALHIEHGYVRKFMYYFLFFVVLFVASWWMLIDHDRMMSAHQHMNHGPMSTSANALHLLWMILAMMLPMMAKHLVYIAKSLNKRHRLPAMMLFISCYSILWLSVLILVKYFVDYSVSSFQITYMNWQYIAALGFAFAWYWGNHSVLKQAKNLCGSKGVIQVYGAKVYSSCSIYSLKVWLYCFVECGLVMVSMVMVDQHSVGFMILITAILLYDNFLVITKWRSVSWLWLLVALGLIFDVL; via the coding sequence ATGATTAGTCAGCACGACCATAAGGTAAATAGCTTAAGTCAGATTGTTGAATTGAGTGCAAAAAAAGTGGAACTTGCTTTGCATATAGAGCATGGATACGTTCGCAAGTTTATGTACTATTTCTTGTTTTTTGTTGTTTTGTTCGTTGCTTCGTGGTGGATGTTGATTGATCATGACCGAATGATGAGCGCACATCAGCATATGAATCATGGTCCTATGAGTACCAGCGCTAATGCGTTGCATTTGTTATGGATGATTTTAGCCATGATGTTGCCCATGATGGCAAAACACTTAGTATATATTGCTAAATCTCTCAATAAGCGACATCGCTTGCCTGCCATGATGTTATTCATATCTTGCTACAGTATTTTATGGCTATCGGTTTTGATTCTAGTTAAGTATTTTGTGGATTATAGTGTGAGTTCGTTTCAAATAACTTATATGAACTGGCAGTATATTGCCGCACTAGGATTTGCTTTTGCTTGGTATTGGGGAAATCACTCGGTGTTAAAGCAAGCTAAAAATCTTTGTGGCTCAAAGGGTGTAATTCAAGTCTATGGAGCGAAAGTTTATAGCAGTTGCAGTATTTACTCTCTAAAGGTTTGGCTCTATTGCTTTGTTGAATGTGGGTTAGTGATGGTATCTATGGTTATGGTTGACCAGCATTCAGTGGGTTTTATGATATTGATAACAGCTATTTTGTTATATGATAACTTTCTAGTTATTACGAAGTGGCGAAGTGTGAGCTGGCTTTGGTTGCTGGTAGCCCTTGGTTTAATTTTTGATGTACTGTAG
- a CDS encoding tyrosinase family protein, translating into MTVKRTQRKNLLNQNLNDQSSDLYWYNEASKAMRNKDVNDPTSWGWWAAVHQYASNVSQNQYWTSTDVDGQDWVTNLDNMDKSGNAQWWAHCPHGDPKFLPWHRAYILAFENALLQVISTLPNAPAQWAMPFWDYTTSGAEGFSLPPAFKVNNNSLYFLNRYLPFNAEQYYSDTVTSTVDENFEQYRAAIENIPHNVVHTGLRGAMQSIRTAGLDPIFYTHHCQIDRLWAIWSSISTTTTTYNSDGYFKWLYVEDGIVKAKDAKIAFNDCMSTTDIPVTDLSGNLLDTLSYDYETAPFEQQFINSVLAQRTMKAPMASVSNIKGGLPMPEIKTDALEQLIFASSTRQVKVSNSSEQVALKSLEQKSLANTLALTREVSKPEQIHSLTINIDGVVTDGDSGNYLVILDELGEGSANVVNRWQIGYVSFFGSTVEDGKTALTGGKPMSVRLAVPHEHADQICGQCMNNKRLAVSLVPEYEDADYGIASIEKITLELKTQK; encoded by the coding sequence ATGACCGTTAAAAGAACACAAAGAAAGAATTTATTAAATCAAAATTTAAATGATCAGAGCTCTGATTTATATTGGTACAACGAAGCAAGTAAGGCAATGCGTAATAAAGATGTAAATGATCCAACATCTTGGGGGTGGTGGGCAGCAGTGCATCAATATGCAAGTAATGTCTCGCAGAATCAATATTGGACAAGCACTGATGTTGATGGTCAGGATTGGGTTACAAATTTGGATAACATGGACAAAAGTGGCAATGCTCAATGGTGGGCACATTGCCCTCATGGTGATCCGAAATTTTTACCGTGGCATAGAGCATATATTTTGGCTTTTGAAAATGCGCTATTACAGGTTATTAGCACCTTACCAAATGCCCCTGCTCAGTGGGCTATGCCATTTTGGGATTATACTACCTCTGGAGCAGAAGGCTTCAGTTTACCGCCTGCATTTAAGGTAAATAATAACTCTCTTTATTTTTTGAACCGGTATCTCCCATTTAACGCTGAGCAATACTATTCAGATACTGTTACATCGACAGTAGATGAAAACTTTGAGCAATATAGAGCTGCTATAGAAAATATCCCGCATAATGTAGTTCATACCGGGTTAAGAGGCGCTATGCAAAGCATACGAACAGCAGGTTTAGATCCCATATTCTATACCCATCATTGTCAAATAGACAGGTTGTGGGCCATTTGGAGTAGCATTAGTACTACTACGACCACATACAACAGTGATGGGTATTTCAAGTGGTTATATGTAGAAGATGGAATAGTCAAAGCTAAAGATGCCAAAATAGCGTTCAATGATTGTATGTCTACAACAGATATCCCAGTAACCGACTTAAGTGGCAACTTGCTTGACACACTTTCTTATGATTATGAAACTGCGCCATTTGAGCAGCAATTCATCAATAGCGTTTTAGCACAGCGTACAATGAAAGCACCAATGGCGAGCGTTTCAAATATTAAAGGTGGATTACCTATGCCTGAAATTAAGACTGATGCTTTAGAGCAGTTAATTTTCGCTTCATCTACACGACAAGTTAAAGTCTCTAATAGCTCTGAACAGGTTGCTTTAAAATCTTTAGAGCAAAAAAGTTTAGCCAATACTCTTGCATTGACTAGAGAAGTTAGTAAGCCCGAGCAAATTCATAGTTTAACTATAAATATTGACGGCGTAGTTACTGATGGTGATTCTGGGAACTACTTGGTGATTTTAGATGAGTTAGGTGAAGGAAGCGCTAATGTAGTCAATCGTTGGCAAATTGGTTATGTATCCTTCTTTGGCTCTACCGTTGAAGATGGCAAAACAGCTCTAACTGGTGGTAAACCAATGTCTGTACGTTTAGCAGTACCTCATGAACATGCTGATCAAATATGCGGCCAATGTATGAACAATAAACGTTTAGCAGTAAGCTTAGTGCCAGAATATGAAGATGCTGATTATGGTATTGCTTCTATAGAGAAAATTACCTTAGAGCTTAAAACTCAGAAGTGA
- a CDS encoding IS3 family transposase (programmed frameshift) codes for MRKSKFTETQIVGMIKEAESGVPVPEICRKHGVGQSTFYKWRSKYGGMEASDVKRLKELEDENRKLKDMFATLSLKHSMLEEIIFKKAVKTSRRRAWVEHLCARFEVSVAFACDVAGLSRSVYYYKCKRPSDDDVIDSLLTLVERHPRWGMPKLFKRLRHQGKVWNKKRVERVYNMLKLNLRRKGKRRVPTRTPKPLSAPGKHNESWSMDFMSDALSYGHRFRTLNVLDDYNRQALAIEVDTSLTAERVIRVLERVIAWRGKPKQIRVDNGPEFTSNALDSWAAEQCIKLEFIEPGSPYQNGFVERFNRSYREEVLDLYLFESLQQVRDITDEWLDIYNYERPHDALGDQTPMSYLEAA; via the exons ATGCGAAAAAGTAAGTTCACTGAAACACAGATCGTCGGCATGATCAAAGAAGCTGAATCAGGTGTGCCTGTACCGGAAATATGCCGTAAACATGGTGTTGGTCAAAGTACATTTTATAAGTGGCGTTCTAAATATGGTGGGATGGAAGCCTCTGATGTAAAACGTTTAAAAGAGCTTGAAGATGAAAATCGCAAGCTAAAAGATATGTTTGCGACTCTCAGTTTAAAACACTCAATGCTCGAGGAAATCATCT TCAAAAAAGCTGTAAAAACGAGTAGACGCAGAGCTTGGGTCGAGCATTTATGTGCGAGATTTGAGGTAAGTGTTGCATTTGCTTGTGACGTAGCTGGTTTGAGTCGCAGTGTTTATTACTATAAATGCAAGCGACCGTCGGATGATGATGTGATTGATTCTTTGCTGACGCTTGTTGAGCGGCATCCTAGATGGGGTATGCCTAAGCTGTTTAAACGACTTAGACATCAAGGCAAAGTATGGAATAAAAAGCGTGTTGAGCGAGTATATAACATGCTCAAGCTTAACCTTAGACGAAAAGGAAAACGCCGTGTACCAACACGCACACCAAAGCCGTTAAGCGCACCGGGAAAACATAATGAGTCGTGGTCGATGGATTTTATGAGCGATGCGCTCAGCTACGGACATCGTTTTAGAACACTGAATGTGCTGGATGATTACAACCGTCAAGCGTTAGCCATTGAGGTTGATACAAGCCTCACGGCTGAGCGAGTTATCCGAGTCCTAGAACGGGTCATAGCATGGCGTGGAAAGCCAAAACAAATTCGAGTGGATAATGGTCCTGAGTTTACGTCAAATGCTTTAGATAGCTGGGCTGCAGAACAGTGCATAAAACTTGAGTTTATTGAACCAGGTAGTCCATATCAGAACGGTTTTGTTGAGCGATTTAATCGCAGCTATCGAGAAGAAGTGTTGGATTTATATCTGTTTGAGTCACTTCAGCAGGTTCGTGACATTACAGATGAATGGTTAGATATTTATAATTATGAACGGCCTCACGATGCACTAGGAGACCAAACTCCAATGAGCTATCTTGAGGCAGCATAA
- a CDS encoding DUF1203 domain-containing protein, producing the protein MNYKVVAIRPDFLDKVRNLGIDDQNQPVEILEAKGGEPCRDVLRGAKAGEKLILASYCPFTKAGPYKEYGPVFVLANPESEKFDNTKLPLPSGSETDYLGHTFVLRAYCSNERIIDAKLTSPEQAESDLEEFLANEKVSFVIARYAAYGCYSFRVDRAV; encoded by the coding sequence ATGAATTATAAGGTAGTAGCTATAAGACCGGATTTCTTAGATAAAGTTAGAAATTTAGGTATAGACGATCAAAATCAACCTGTAGAAATCTTGGAAGCAAAAGGTGGGGAGCCATGCCGAGATGTGCTTCGTGGTGCAAAGGCTGGTGAAAAATTAATATTGGCCAGTTATTGCCCTTTCACAAAAGCGGGTCCGTATAAAGAGTATGGTCCGGTTTTTGTGTTGGCAAACCCAGAGAGTGAGAAGTTTGATAATACCAAACTGCCATTACCAAGTGGATCTGAAACCGATTATTTAGGCCACACATTTGTGTTAAGAGCGTACTGTAGTAACGAGCGTATAATAGATGCAAAGTTGACATCGCCAGAGCAAGCAGAATCAGATCTTGAAGAGTTTTTAGCGAATGAAAAGGTAAGCTTTGTAATTGCAAGATATGCAGCTTACGGTTGTTACAGTTTTAGAGTTGACCGTGCTGTATAG
- a CDS encoding winged helix-turn-helix domain-containing protein: MATFKFLDFTFCDQSYQLCQSGKAIHIRPKTAQAIEVFINNPHSLITKDELHTALWGNSQHQDYRLFQVISEIRKLAPNENLIRTQPNHGYYWLAPIDKLAVKKSNKVTNYTIAVCLAISAITSTSFLIQENTAIEPILPPAFSSYTNAADAYRSQDYATAQKWLEFSLKENPYSQEAKLLLAEIKFSQQQLAHAKQLAHELVLENESQSYYRGQALSLLSRIATMQHNFKDALDFAIQGKKSAEEGFAICSAHMFEQQIAALISKQQDRPLNSKVRMQTDSEEVLSSNAENKIEKSEYAQLCKELKDSVTSKLECENVEFTAQLMGIRQFIT, encoded by the coding sequence GTGGCAACTTTTAAATTCTTAGACTTCACCTTTTGTGATCAAAGCTATCAATTATGCCAGTCAGGTAAAGCCATTCATATCCGACCCAAAACAGCACAAGCAATTGAGGTGTTTATCAATAACCCTCACTCTCTGATCACCAAAGATGAGTTGCATACTGCTTTATGGGGCAATTCACAACACCAAGATTACCGTCTTTTTCAAGTGATCAGCGAAATACGTAAGCTCGCGCCCAATGAAAATCTTATTCGCACTCAACCTAATCACGGCTATTACTGGCTAGCTCCTATCGACAAGCTCGCAGTAAAAAAGTCAAATAAAGTGACTAACTACACCATTGCTGTATGCCTAGCCATTTCTGCTATCACCTCAACGAGCTTTTTAATTCAAGAAAACACTGCAATTGAGCCTATTTTACCACCTGCTTTTAGCAGCTACACAAATGCAGCTGATGCTTATCGTTCACAAGACTATGCGACGGCTCAAAAATGGCTGGAGTTCAGCCTAAAAGAAAACCCATACTCACAAGAAGCCAAACTACTGTTAGCCGAAATAAAATTCAGTCAACAGCAGCTAGCCCATGCTAAGCAATTAGCACATGAACTCGTTCTAGAAAATGAATCACAAAGTTATTATCGAGGACAAGCACTTTCTTTATTGAGCAGAATAGCCACGATGCAGCATAACTTTAAAGATGCTCTAGATTTTGCAATTCAAGGAAAAAAATCCGCTGAAGAAGGGTTTGCAATCTGCAGTGCACACATGTTCGAACAACAAATCGCAGCCCTAATCAGTAAACAGCAAGATAGACCTCTTAACTCAAAGGTACGTATGCAAACCGACAGTGAAGAGGTGCTATCAAGTAACGCAGAAAACAAAATAGAAAAGAGTGAATATGCGCAACTTTGTAAAGAACTTAAAGACTCTGTGACTTCAAAACTAGAGTGTGAAAACGTTGAATTTACTGCCCAGTTAATGGGCATTAGGCAGTTCATTACATAG
- a CDS encoding DsbC family protein, with product MKAFNRLSILAFATLSFTSQNAGSAEGHTNQSPNYSNPVLSAKLHRLLGPRASFEITSFNDTFERVTIDNQILLASKDGQHLFWGKVIDTTTSTDLIEQANQHHRQTLLASIPREKLLTYSATEERHKITIFTDIDCPFCRKLHAQIKDLNQLGISVDYVMLPRGKAGSKAFNKTVNALCATNPQAAMDSAMHTGHFETNIQATPECINNLNTQKALAKKFGFSATPTILFANGETVPGFISTEDIADIIKKIKST from the coding sequence ATGAAAGCATTTAATCGATTATCAATTTTAGCGTTTGCTACTTTATCTTTTACTAGCCAAAATGCAGGATCCGCAGAGGGACATACTAATCAATCACCTAATTACTCAAACCCAGTTTTAAGTGCAAAACTACATCGATTGCTTGGCCCTAGAGCAAGCTTTGAAATAACATCATTTAATGACACTTTTGAGCGAGTCACAATCGACAATCAAATCTTACTTGCCAGTAAAGATGGGCAACACTTATTTTGGGGTAAAGTGATCGACACTACTACAAGCACAGATCTAATTGAACAGGCAAATCAGCATCATAGACAAACACTCCTCGCGTCTATTCCAAGAGAGAAACTACTTACCTATTCAGCAACTGAAGAGCGACATAAAATAACTATTTTTACCGACATTGACTGTCCATTTTGCAGAAAACTTCACGCTCAAATTAAAGACTTAAACCAGCTAGGTATCAGCGTCGATTATGTCATGTTACCGAGAGGAAAAGCAGGTAGTAAAGCTTTCAATAAAACCGTGAATGCACTGTGCGCCACAAACCCGCAAGCAGCCATGGACTCTGCAATGCATACGGGGCATTTTGAAACAAACATCCAAGCAACTCCAGAATGTATTAACAACCTCAATACTCAAAAAGCTTTGGCGAAAAAATTTGGTTTTAGCGCCACGCCAACCATTTTATTTGCCAATGGAGAAACCGTACCCGGCTTTATAAGTACTGAAGATATTGCAGATATAATTAAGAAAATAAAATCAACTTAA